From Strigops habroptila isolate Jane chromosome 1, bStrHab1.2.pri, whole genome shotgun sequence, a single genomic window includes:
- the MRPL36 gene encoding 39S ribosomal protein L36, mitochondrial: protein MLSLLARAAAGPLGRSPFSSLAPWWRAVPLPAPLSRALSPWCGAAAPRALLALPSPAGLLPPLVAGLKSKTSLKRRCKDCFMVRRRGRLYVLCKTNPRHKQRQL from the coding sequence ATGCTGTCTCTCCTGGCCAGGGCGGCCGCCGGGCCTCTGGGCCGCTCGCCCTTCAGTTCCCTGGCGCCGTGGTGGCGGGCGGTGCCGCTGCCCGCGCCGCTGAGCCGGGCCCTGTCGCCGTGGTGCGGGGCGGCCGCCCCCCGCGCCCTGCTGGCACTCCCGTCTCCTGCCGGGCTGCTGCCGCCGCTCGTCGCGGGGCTGAAGAGCAAAACGTCGCTGAAGAGGCGCTGCAAGGACTGCTTCATGGtccggcggcggggccggctcTACGTGCTCTGCAAAACCAACCCCCGGCACAAGCAGCGGCAGCTGTAG